GCATCGGAAGAACAGCTAATCCTGAAAAAAGACCTCGCCGCACTGATTAATGAAAGTGATTCCCCTCTGAAAGACAACTGGGAAGCAGGTATCGGAAAGGTATGGAGCTCACCGACAATCGGGCCGGACGGCACAATTTATATCGGTGTCACGAATACCGTAGATCCGTCAAAGAGTGTTTTGGTAGCCTTGGAAGATGAAGGTATCACCGGAAGTGCAGCTTCCGCGTGGCCGATGAAAGGGAAAGACAGCCGTCATTCTAGTGCACAGTTGGGCGGTTCGGGCGAAAATCCGGGCGGTGAGCCGGGCGGACAACTCCCCATCACGGGAAATCTGAAGGCCGATTTAAAGAACCTGTTTGAGGATAGCTCATATAAAGTCTGGCTCTGTGCCCATCGGGCAAACACACAGAAGGGCATAGCCAACGGCATACCGGAAAATTCATTGCCTTCCATAGAATATGCCATCAATGCCGGAGTAGAGATGATCGAACTGGATGCACGTCCCACCTCGGACGGGATATTGGTGCTGATGCACGATAATAGCATCGACAGAACCACCAACGGAAGCGGCGCGGTAGGAAATTATACCTATCAGCAACTACAACAGTTCTATCTTAAAGATGCGGCAGGCAACCTGACGGGCGAACGTATTCCGACTTTAGAGGACGCATTGAAAAAGGGGAAAGGAAAGGTGTATTTCAATTTGGATATTGTCAACAAAGACGTTACCGTAGCTACAATGGTGTCATTACTTAAAAAACTCGACATGGAAAGCGAAGTTCTGTTGTATGTATCGAACAATCGCAATTATGCGTATGATTTGAAAGCGGCAAACGGCAGTCTGTTACTGCATCCGATGGCAAAAGCGGCGGACGATATTACTTACTTTGCTTCTTCCTATACGGACAATGTACAGATGATGCAACTATCTACCTCGGATGCTATTTCGGGCGCAATGACCGAAGATATTAAATCTAAAGGTTGGCTTCTTTTCTCCAATATTGTAGGGGCGAATGATACGAATATGCTGTCAGAGAACTATTCGGGGCTTGTAGGTATGATAAACAAGCGCATTAATATTGTACAGACTGATTATGTCGAAGTGGCAGCCAAGTATTTGAAATCTAAAGAATATAGATAACAAGAATGAATATGAAGAAATATATAATCATAGTAATTGTCCTGCTGTTTCCTTTCTGCCTGTTTGCAGATGAACCGGTAAAGGCTATTTTCGCAAAGATAACAAATCCCGATAATAAAGAAATCACTGTCGTTGCCCACCGGGCAGACTGGCGCTTTGCACCTGAAAATTCGCTGGCAGCGATTGAAAGCTCTATCCGGTTGGGAGCCGACGTAGTAGAGCTGGACATTCAGAAGACAAAAGATGGACAGTTGATTCTTATGCATGATAAGACTTTGGATAGAACGACCACCGGAAAGGGCAAGATTGCCGAATGGACACTGGATTCCATCCGGACACTCCGTCTGAAGAATGGTGCGGCTTTGAAAACAAAACACCGTGTGCCTACATTGGAAGAAGCGTTATTGACAGCTAAAGGGTGTGTGATGGTAAATTTGGATAAGGCATATCCGATATTCGATGAGATTTTTCCCATCT
The DNA window shown above is from Bacteroides faecium and carries:
- a CDS encoding glycerophosphodiester phosphodiesterase family protein produces the protein MKKYIIIVIVLLFPFCLFADEPVKAIFAKITNPDNKEITVVAHRADWRFAPENSLAAIESSIRLGADVVELDIQKTKDGQLILMHDKTLDRTTTGKGKIAEWTLDSIRTLRLKNGAALKTKHRVPTLEEALLTAKGCVMVNLDKAYPIFDEIFPILEKTGTVGQVIMKGSKPVAEVKKDLGKYLDRIIYMPIVHLDRPGAMQQIDDFMKELHPAAFELLFELDTCQLPKQVRAKLEGKSKIWYNTLWDTMAGGHDDDKSLENPDEGYGYLIDKLGATIIQTDRTAYLLEYLQARKKRNEHKIDAFH